A region of Lacinutrix sp. Hel_I_90 DNA encodes the following proteins:
- a CDS encoding DoxX family protein, protein MGTIKSLNKWANAHTHFSIDIVRIALGLFLFIKGLHFMQNISTLNALFEPIQNIPGGMLLLHYIIPAHFIGGILLVFGLLTRWVIIAQLPILIGAVIINFTGEMNSSNLILAIAVLVVCLWFLVYGSGKHSADYYLKMQQ, encoded by the coding sequence ATGGGAACAATTAAATCACTTAATAAGTGGGCAAATGCGCATACTCATTTTTCAATAGATATAGTACGCATTGCTTTAGGTCTCTTTTTATTTATAAAGGGATTACACTTTATGCAAAATATTAGCACCTTAAATGCGCTTTTTGAACCGATACAAAATATTCCTGGCGGCATGCTCTTATTGCACTACATTATTCCAGCACATTTTATTGGAGGTATTCTCTTAGTTTTTGGACTGTTAACCCGATGGGTAATCATCGCTCAACTCCCTATTTTAATTGGTGCGGTCATTATTAACTTTACTGGAGAAATGAATAGCAGCAATTTAATACTAGCCATTGCAGTCCTCGTCGTTTGCCTGTGGTTTTTAGTTTATGGTTCTGGCAAGCACTCGGCCGACTATTATCTTAAAATGCAGCAATAG
- a CDS encoding acyl-CoA carboxylase subunit beta gives MDINFNKNEDYNKLLVSDLKTRFAQVKLGGGQKRIDKHHEKGKLTARERINHLLDEKSKSIEIGAFVGDGMYEEHGGCPSGGVVVKIGYVSGKQCIVVANDATVKAGAWFPITAKKNLRAQEIAIENKLPIIYLVDSAGVYLPLQDEIFPDKEHFGRIFRNNAIMSSMGITQIAAVMGSCVAGGAYLPIMSDEALIVDKTGSIFLAGSYLVKAAIGESIDNETLGGATTHCEISGVTDYKAKDDQDALDTIRRLVDKIGDHDKAGYNRAEPKKPKDNPEEMYGILPKSRADQYDMLEIISRLVDDGEYDEYKKGYGQTIITAYARIDGWAVGIVANQRKLVKTKKGEMQFGGVIYNDSADKATRFIANCNQKKIPLVFLQDVTGFMVGSKSEHGGIIKDGAKMVNAVSNSVVPKFTVVIGNSYGAGNYAMCGKAYDPRLIVAWPSAELAVMSGNSAAKVLLQIEKASLLKKGEKITPEKEEELFNKIKNRYDNQVSPYYAASRLWTDAIIDPLETRTWISMGIEAANHAPIEKPFNMGVLQV, from the coding sequence ATGGATATTAACTTCAATAAAAACGAAGACTATAATAAATTACTGGTTTCAGATTTAAAAACCAGGTTTGCACAAGTAAAATTAGGAGGCGGTCAAAAACGCATCGATAAACATCATGAAAAAGGAAAATTAACGGCCCGAGAACGTATTAATCACCTTTTAGATGAAAAGTCTAAGAGTATTGAAATAGGTGCTTTTGTTGGTGATGGCATGTATGAAGAACATGGTGGCTGCCCCTCTGGTGGCGTTGTTGTTAAAATTGGATACGTTAGCGGAAAACAATGTATCGTGGTTGCAAATGATGCTACAGTTAAGGCAGGTGCCTGGTTTCCTATTACTGCAAAAAAGAATTTACGTGCCCAGGAAATTGCCATAGAAAATAAATTACCTATTATCTATTTAGTGGATAGTGCCGGCGTTTATTTACCGCTACAAGACGAAATATTTCCAGACAAAGAACATTTTGGTCGCATCTTTAGAAACAACGCAATAATGAGCAGTATGGGAATTACCCAAATAGCAGCAGTAATGGGAAGTTGTGTTGCTGGTGGTGCTTACCTGCCAATCATGAGCGATGAAGCACTTATTGTTGATAAAACAGGCAGTATTTTCTTAGCTGGAAGTTACTTAGTTAAAGCGGCCATCGGAGAAAGTATTGACAATGAAACGCTTGGTGGCGCGACGACACACTGTGAAATCTCTGGTGTTACAGATTATAAAGCAAAAGATGACCAAGACGCTTTAGACACGATACGCCGTTTGGTTGACAAGATTGGTGATCATGATAAAGCGGGCTACAATAGAGCTGAACCTAAAAAACCAAAGGATAACCCAGAAGAGATGTATGGTATTTTACCAAAATCTCGTGCAGATCAATATGATATGCTTGAAATAATTTCCCGTTTGGTGGATGATGGTGAGTATGATGAGTATAAAAAAGGGTACGGACAAACCATCATTACAGCCTATGCGAGAATTGATGGTTGGGCCGTTGGAATAGTAGCTAATCAAAGAAAGTTAGTTAAAACCAAAAAAGGCGAAATGCAATTTGGTGGTGTTATTTATAACGACAGCGCGGATAAAGCCACGCGATTTATAGCCAATTGCAATCAGAAGAAAATTCCATTAGTCTTTTTACAAGATGTTACTGGTTTTATGGTTGGAAGCAAAAGTGAACATGGTGGCATAATTAAAGATGGTGCTAAAATGGTAAACGCAGTGAGTAATAGTGTGGTTCCTAAATTTACTGTTGTTATTGGTAATAGTTATGGTGCTGGAAATTACGCCATGTGTGGAAAAGCATATGATCCGAGATTAATTGTCGCTTGGCCTAGTGCCGAATTGGCTGTAATGAGTGGTAATAGTGCTGCAAAAGTATTGTTACAAATTGAAAAAGCCTCATTACTAAAAAAAGGTGAAAAAATCACCCCAGAAAAAGAAGAAGAACTATTTAATAAAATAAAAAATAGATACGACAATCAAGTCTCTCCATATTATGCGGCTTCTCGTTTATGGACAGATGCTATTATCGATCCATTAGAAACTAGAACCTGGATAAGTATGGGTATTGAAGCTGCTAACCACGCTCCTATTGAGAAGCCTTTTAATATGGGGGTTTTACAGGTTTAG
- a CDS encoding CPBP family intramembrane glutamic endopeptidase: MNYIQQAFNYKHDFWRYLVGSLLVFIASAIGQIPFTIAVFYKAFKEGKELTALNPNDIMGVLEPNLNLFLLLISFAFGLAGLFIIVKTLHKQTIVSLTTARTKIDWKRIWFAFFFWGIISSGLVLVDYFLNPAGYEYNFEFNRFIILAVIAILLIPIQTSLEEYIFRGYLMQGFGMLAKNRWFPLILTSLIFGMLHIANPEVEKLGYSIMIYYIGTGLFLGVITLMDEGMELALGFHAANNLFTALLVTANWTAFQTHSILKDTAEPSLEFIDLVLPVFIIFPLLLLIFGKVYKWTNWKDKLFGKIEDPASKTY; this comes from the coding sequence ATGAATTACATACAACAGGCATTCAACTATAAACATGATTTTTGGCGTTATTTAGTGGGCTCTTTATTAGTGTTTATTGCTTCAGCTATCGGGCAAATCCCATTTACTATAGCTGTGTTTTATAAAGCATTTAAGGAAGGTAAAGAGTTAACGGCCCTGAATCCAAATGACATAATGGGAGTATTAGAGCCTAATTTAAACCTCTTCTTATTGCTTATTTCTTTTGCTTTTGGTTTGGCGGGCCTGTTTATCATTGTAAAAACGCTTCATAAGCAAACGATAGTCTCATTAACCACAGCTAGAACTAAAATTGATTGGAAACGCATTTGGTTTGCCTTCTTTTTTTGGGGGATTATTTCTTCAGGCTTGGTATTAGTAGACTATTTTTTGAACCCTGCAGGTTACGAATATAATTTTGAATTCAATAGATTTATCATTTTAGCTGTTATTGCTATTCTTTTAATACCTATACAAACCAGTTTAGAAGAATATATTTTTAGAGGGTATTTAATGCAAGGGTTTGGTATGCTTGCAAAGAATAGATGGTTTCCATTAATTCTAACCTCGCTTATTTTTGGAATGCTCCATATTGCAAATCCAGAAGTAGAAAAGCTAGGCTATTCAATAATGATCTACTACATAGGAACAGGCCTATTTCTAGGGGTTATTACACTTATGGATGAAGGCATGGAGTTAGCTCTAGGGTTTCATGCCGCAAACAACTTGTTTACGGCACTCTTAGTCACAGCAAACTGGACTGCGTTTCAAACCCATTCTATATTAAAAGATACGGCAGAACCTTCTTTAGAGTTTATTGATTTGGTTTTACCCGTATTTATTATTTTTCCATTATTACTTTTAATCTTTGGAAAAGTTTACAAATGGACCAACTGGAAAGATAAATTATTTGGGAAAATTGAAGACCCTGCAAGTAAAACGTATTAA
- a CDS encoding o-succinylbenzoate synthase translates to MKAYYHKYILEFKKPSGTSRGILKTKETWFIVLNFEGKSGIGECGILRGLSIDDRPDYEKQLAYTCENIDNGLVFLLAKNIEFPSIQIGLEMAFKSLEAKDDFVLFPSEFTTGNDFIPINGLIWMGTETYMKQQIKEKIEAGFRCIKLKIGAIDFETELNLLKGIRKEFSEKDVELRVDANGAFSADSALEKLKRLADFQLHSIEQPIHSKQHEAMAKLCDATPLPIALDEELIGVFAAHEKQQLLETIKPQYIILKPSFIGGFHGSDCWIDIAEKQNINWWITSALESNVGLNAIAQYTYLKQNKMPQGLGTGSLFTNNFDSPLEVKNGALQYTKQKWNFNL, encoded by the coding sequence ATGAAAGCCTACTATCACAAATATATTCTAGAATTTAAAAAGCCAAGCGGTACGTCTCGAGGCATTTTAAAAACAAAAGAAACGTGGTTTATTGTGCTAAATTTTGAAGGGAAAAGCGGCATAGGTGAGTGCGGTATTCTTAGAGGATTATCTATAGACGACAGACCCGATTACGAAAAACAACTGGCATATACATGTGAAAATATAGATAATGGATTAGTCTTCTTACTAGCTAAAAACATTGAATTTCCTAGCATACAAATAGGTCTTGAAATGGCTTTTAAGTCTTTAGAAGCTAAAGACGATTTTGTTTTATTCCCTTCTGAATTTACAACGGGAAATGATTTTATTCCTATTAATGGACTGATTTGGATGGGCACTGAAACCTACATGAAACAGCAGATTAAGGAAAAAATTGAAGCTGGTTTTAGATGCATAAAACTAAAAATAGGAGCTATAGATTTTGAAACAGAACTGAATTTACTAAAGGGCATTCGGAAGGAATTTAGTGAAAAAGATGTTGAATTACGGGTCGATGCCAATGGTGCTTTTAGCGCAGATAGTGCTTTAGAGAAGTTAAAGCGTTTAGCAGATTTTCAATTGCATTCTATTGAGCAGCCAATACATTCAAAACAACACGAAGCAATGGCTAAGTTATGTGATGCTACCCCTTTACCTATCGCTTTGGATGAAGAATTAATTGGTGTTTTTGCAGCCCATGAAAAGCAACAATTATTAGAGACCATAAAACCACAGTACATTATTTTAAAACCAAGCTTTATTGGTGGTTTTCACGGTAGTGATTGTTGGATAGACATTGCCGAAAAACAAAATATAAATTGGTGGATTACAAGTGCTTTAGAAAGTAATGTTGGCTTAAATGCAATAGCCCAATACACCTATTTAAAACAAAATAAAATGCCGCAAGGTCTGGGTACTGGTAGTTTATTTACCAATAATTTTGACTCACCTTTAGAAGTAAAAAATGGTGCGCTACAATACACTAAACAAAAATGGAATTTTAACTTATAA
- a CDS encoding AMP-binding protein, whose product MIPAFNKVHNRFKLNGTHFSFEQLKEVAYSYVKEGQDFEQHIGQFLLDWQDNNSVIQIKTSGSTGTPKTIEMPKQAMVNSAIATGDYFKLQPGDTALLCLPAHYIAGKMMLVRAMILGLEIDAIEPKSKLIIDLEKQYDFAAMVPLQLEQTIEQIYNIKQIIIGGAKVSNDLLLKTQKLKTKVYETYGMTETVSHVAVKQINHLEKREVPLFKTLATISIKQDKRNCLIVEAPQLTKEKIITNDIVKLHSGTTFEWLGRIDTIINSGGVKVHPEQIESQLASKIKSRFFIASETDKILGERIVLIVEGEEGSVDASVFTPLSKHERPKEIYYIKPFFETESGKIQRKKTLERLKK is encoded by the coding sequence GTGATACCAGCATTTAATAAAGTTCATAATAGATTTAAACTCAACGGAACTCATTTTAGTTTTGAACAACTAAAGGAAGTGGCTTACAGTTATGTTAAAGAAGGCCAGGATTTTGAACAACACATTGGTCAATTTTTATTGGACTGGCAAGACAACAATTCTGTTATACAGATTAAAACTTCTGGTTCAACGGGCACGCCAAAAACTATAGAAATGCCCAAACAAGCCATGGTCAATAGCGCGATTGCTACCGGTGATTATTTCAAATTACAACCAGGCGATACGGCTTTACTTTGTTTGCCAGCGCATTATATTGCTGGAAAAATGATGCTCGTTAGAGCCATGATCTTGGGTTTGGAAATAGACGCTATAGAACCAAAATCTAAATTAATCATAGATTTAGAAAAACAGTATGATTTTGCTGCCATGGTGCCACTACAACTAGAGCAAACGATAGAGCAGATTTATAATATTAAACAAATTATTATTGGTGGCGCAAAAGTTTCAAATGATTTACTACTTAAAACACAAAAACTTAAAACTAAGGTTTACGAAACTTATGGTATGACAGAAACCGTATCACATGTAGCAGTTAAACAAATCAATCATTTAGAAAAGAGAGAGGTCCCTTTGTTTAAAACCTTAGCTACTATTTCAATAAAACAGGATAAAAGAAATTGCCTGATTGTTGAAGCACCTCAGCTTACAAAAGAAAAAATAATAACCAATGATATTGTCAAATTACATTCAGGTACCACTTTTGAATGGCTTGGTAGAATTGATACTATTATTAATTCAGGAGGCGTTAAAGTACATCCAGAGCAAATAGAAAGTCAGTTAGCTTCTAAAATTAAGTCTCGGTTTTTTATTGCTTCAGAAACAGATAAAATACTGGGAGAACGTATTGTTCTTATAGTTGAAGGTGAGGAAGGCAGTGTTGATGCTTCAGTATTTACTCCATTAAGTAAGCATGAGCGACCGAAAGAAATTTACTATATAAAACCATTTTTTGAAACGGAATCAGGGAAGATTCAACGTAAAAAAACATTAGAACGACTTAAAAAGTAG
- a CDS encoding nitrate/nitrite transporter has product MTKTKTSSPVYIIILLILAGEAVFILPFVLQRIFRSTFLESFTLSQTELGSCFSVYGTVALFSYLFGGPLADRFKPHLLMSVALALTALGGFYLASYPTLFNLHLLYGFWGFTTIFLFWAAMIKATRIWGGTNKQGIAFGFLDGGRGLVAAIFGSIGVLIFSLFITKDIELTSIAERREAFKQVIIYLSFAVVVIALFVFFFLRFHEVEQGSTKRVKVFTLENFKIVIKFRTVWLLMLIILCAYYAYKMTDLFSQYAEDVMLYNKIESAKIGTYLLYMRPVIGVTIGLLADRTKASLWIIIGFLLMTITALIFASGIIDDSQTLFFVLSIGSMALGVYSARVLYFATLEEGKIPIAITGTAVGFISVVGYTPDIFAGLVYGYFLDTYTGETGHQIAFGIMAGFCFVGLLASVAFYKQTKQG; this is encoded by the coding sequence ATGACTAAGACAAAAACCTCATCACCAGTTTATATTATCATCTTACTGATTTTAGCTGGTGAGGCTGTTTTTATACTTCCTTTTGTTTTACAACGCATTTTTAGATCTACATTTTTAGAATCATTTACTTTAAGTCAAACAGAATTAGGAAGCTGTTTCTCGGTTTATGGTACTGTTGCGCTTTTTTCGTATCTGTTTGGAGGCCCTCTTGCCGACCGCTTTAAACCACACCTATTAATGTCTGTCGCATTAGCACTAACTGCTCTAGGCGGGTTTTATTTAGCCAGCTATCCAACACTTTTTAATCTTCACTTACTTTATGGTTTTTGGGGGTTTACAACCATTTTTTTGTTTTGGGCTGCGATGATAAAAGCAACCAGAATTTGGGGAGGCACCAATAAACAAGGCATTGCTTTCGGTTTCTTAGATGGAGGTCGCGGACTCGTAGCTGCCATTTTTGGATCTATTGGTGTTTTGATTTTTTCCTTGTTCATAACTAAAGATATCGAACTTACCTCTATTGCAGAGCGTCGGGAAGCATTTAAACAGGTTATTATATACCTCTCTTTTGCGGTTGTTGTGATTGCACTTTTCGTATTTTTCTTTTTAAGATTTCATGAGGTTGAACAGGGCAGTACTAAAAGAGTTAAAGTATTTACATTAGAAAACTTCAAAATAGTCATAAAGTTTAGAACGGTTTGGCTACTGATGCTAATTATTTTATGTGCCTATTATGCCTATAAAATGACAGATCTTTTTAGTCAGTATGCTGAGGATGTGATGCTATACAATAAGATTGAATCTGCTAAAATAGGCACTTATCTGTTATATATGCGACCGGTTATTGGTGTCACAATTGGATTACTCGCAGACCGTACAAAGGCTTCACTATGGATTATCATTGGTTTTTTATTAATGACCATCACAGCTCTTATTTTTGCCTCAGGAATTATTGATGATAGCCAGACCTTATTTTTTGTTTTATCCATTGGGTCGATGGCTCTAGGGGTTTATTCAGCAAGAGTGTTATACTTTGCCACTCTAGAAGAAGGAAAAATCCCTATAGCGATAACAGGCACTGCCGTTGGCTTTATTTCTGTAGTGGGATATACACCCGATATTTTTGCGGGTCTTGTATATGGTTACTTTTTAGATACTTACACTGGCGAAACAGGACATCAGATAGCTTTTGGGATTATGGCTGGCTTTTGCTTCGTAGGTTTACTAGCGTCAGTTGCTTTTTACAAGCAAACTAAACAAGGTTGA
- a CDS encoding TonB-dependent receptor plug domain-containing protein encodes MKTILQLLLISSFTLSGLAQNHVSQEKESISGIVVDEDGNPFPNVSVVVNGEENGTETGPFGNYSISASVGETLVFSFNGYQSSTAKILSVEPININMQRAAPKEGEVVSLAMGLNKKKDRIGYGYKEVNSELITQANNPSALQSLDGKVSGVDVISSNNGGASSIRFRGSRSLKGNSDALIVIDGTISSYSFLESLDPNLIESMTVLKGASGAALYGSQGSNGVVVVKTKKGTTSVKQTKAISKPKPLYYKEKLKVDIKTVKPDYIEALSNSNSNDAAFTIYAKQRENYKNNASYYIDVYNYFKARKGEEYTRKILDDVIKFEMNNFEMLKGLAFQLEANKEYNLASSLYKRLVLLEPEVAQSYLDLASIYEKVDKPQKAFDILNSLLILTKNADDLNAIVKHNINGLTQAQPTVNTEEMESFNSINTTYDLRVVASWNRENTNVNLQVVEPSREFASNENRQTQTGGELKASFNSYGPEEYTIRNAKPGDYFVRLIYNGDHHTEDVDTYVKLNIYKNYGKKNQKEEIKIIKLETSNGEETVANIKI; translated from the coding sequence ATGAAAACTATTTTACAATTATTACTTATTTCCAGCTTCACATTAAGCGGCTTGGCACAAAACCATGTATCTCAAGAAAAAGAGAGTATTTCGGGCATTGTAGTAGACGAGGATGGTAATCCCTTTCCAAATGTAAGTGTCGTGGTAAACGGTGAGGAGAATGGAACGGAAACAGGACCATTTGGGAATTATTCAATCAGCGCCAGTGTTGGGGAAACACTGGTATTTTCATTTAATGGTTACCAAAGTAGTACGGCTAAAATTTTAAGTGTTGAGCCCATAAACATAAACATGCAACGCGCTGCACCAAAAGAAGGAGAAGTGGTGTCTCTTGCCATGGGGCTAAATAAGAAAAAAGACAGAATTGGTTATGGTTATAAGGAAGTAAATAGCGAACTCATTACTCAAGCTAATAACCCAAGTGCATTACAAAGTTTAGATGGAAAGGTGAGTGGTGTAGATGTTATCTCATCAAATAATGGCGGAGCATCAAGTATACGATTTAGAGGTTCTCGTTCATTAAAAGGTAATAGTGACGCGCTAATTGTCATAGACGGAACTATTTCTAGTTATTCTTTTTTAGAGTCGTTAGATCCTAATTTAATTGAATCTATGACGGTTTTAAAAGGAGCAAGTGGTGCTGCTTTATACGGTAGTCAAGGTAGTAATGGTGTGGTGGTTGTAAAGACTAAAAAAGGGACGACAAGTGTTAAACAAACAAAAGCAATTTCAAAGCCTAAGCCACTGTATTATAAAGAAAAATTAAAAGTAGATATTAAAACTGTTAAACCAGATTACATAGAAGCACTATCTAATTCAAATTCAAATGATGCGGCTTTCACGATCTATGCTAAGCAAAGAGAAAACTATAAAAATAATGCCTCGTACTATATAGATGTTTATAATTATTTTAAAGCCCGCAAAGGAGAGGAGTACACAAGAAAAATTTTAGACGATGTAATAAAATTCGAAATGAATAATTTTGAAATGCTTAAAGGATTAGCATTTCAATTAGAGGCGAATAAAGAGTATAATTTAGCAAGTTCACTATACAAACGTTTAGTACTTTTAGAGCCAGAGGTAGCACAGTCTTATTTAGATTTAGCTAGTATTTATGAAAAAGTAGATAAACCACAAAAAGCTTTTGATATTTTAAATAGCCTTTTAATCTTAACTAAAAATGCGGACGATCTAAATGCTATTGTAAAGCATAATATCAATGGGTTAACACAAGCACAGCCAACAGTAAACACAGAAGAAATGGAGAGCTTCAATAGCATTAATACGACTTATGATTTAAGAGTTGTAGCTAGCTGGAATAGAGAGAATACTAATGTAAATCTACAAGTTGTAGAGCCATCTAGAGAGTTTGCTTCTAACGAAAATAGACAAACACAAACGGGAGGAGAATTAAAGGCTTCCTTTAATAGTTATGGGCCAGAGGAATATACTATTCGCAATGCAAAACCTGGAGACTATTTTGTTAGACTAATTTATAATGGTGATCATCACACCGAAGATGTTGACACTTATGTAAAGCTAAATATATATAAGAATTATGGTAAGAAAAATCAAAAAGAAGAGATTAAAATAATAAAGCTAGAGACCTCAAATGGAGAGGAAACAGTTGCTAACATTAAAATATAA
- a CDS encoding VWA domain-containing protein, with protein MKNVLKIIIALFATLQIQAQQMTLSGIISDESGLPLPGVNVVIEGSTKGAQTNFDGEYEIMVYKGDTVVFSYVGYIKEKKIITNLSTLSFSMKLDKEAIDEVVITALGTKRKKDEVTTAYQTVKVSDNSALKRRRGSPNSRKHQKVSRVKTKELKKANYPSVVNSLSGKVSGLTISNSHNGVNAGTRIVLRGNRALSGTNQALIIVDGKISTTKVLNKIKPNEIQTINVLKGASGSALYGSQAHQGVIVIQTKTGNYKLPKEVEAAINKHKAHNINSMETSQEVYVEIIENDFERTKNSPLSTFSIDVDRASYSNIRRMINNGQSISPDAVKIEEMVNYFDYNYPQPKDAHPFSIHTELAVTPWNAQTKIVKIGLQGKTFENKALPASNLTFLIDVSGSMSAQNKLPLLKAAFKLLVNQLREQDKVSIVVYAGAAGVVLEPTSGAEKEKILNALDNLQSGGSTAGGAGIKLAYNLAEENYKSKGNNRVILATDGDFNVGASSDKSMKKLIEEKRKSGVFLSVLGFGYGNYQDSKLEILADQGNGNHAYIDTMQEAQKVFGKEFGGTLYTIAKDVKIQVEFNPRKVQAYRLIGYENRLLDDEDFIDDTKDAGELGSGHKVTALYEVIPVGVESAYLKDNPDLKYLKSALTRGYADELLTVKFRYKKPEGKQSIEMVHVQKDIMQDISEDLKFASAVALFGMQLRQSSYHNNTTIEDVKLLAESGRGADKFGYRAEFIRLISSISN; from the coding sequence ATGAAAAACGTATTAAAAATAATTATTGCACTATTTGCAACACTACAAATACAGGCGCAACAAATGACACTATCAGGAATTATTTCTGATGAATCAGGATTACCGTTACCAGGTGTGAATGTTGTCATTGAAGGATCAACTAAAGGAGCGCAGACCAATTTTGATGGTGAATATGAGATCATGGTGTATAAAGGTGATACAGTTGTGTTTAGTTATGTGGGCTACATTAAAGAAAAAAAAATAATCACCAACTTATCTACGCTTAGTTTTTCTATGAAATTAGATAAGGAAGCCATCGATGAAGTGGTCATTACAGCACTAGGAACTAAGAGAAAAAAAGATGAAGTGACCACTGCATATCAAACTGTAAAAGTAAGTGACAATTCGGCTTTAAAGAGGCGTAGAGGTAGTCCTAATTCTCGTAAACACCAAAAGGTGAGCAGGGTTAAAACAAAAGAATTAAAAAAAGCAAATTACCCGTCTGTTGTAAATTCTTTATCAGGCAAAGTGTCTGGTTTAACAATTTCTAATAGTCACAATGGTGTAAATGCAGGTACTAGAATCGTATTAAGAGGAAACCGCGCTTTATCTGGCACAAACCAAGCTTTAATTATAGTTGACGGAAAAATTTCGACTACAAAAGTATTAAACAAAATAAAACCTAATGAGATACAAACTATTAATGTGTTGAAGGGTGCTAGTGGAAGTGCGTTATATGGTTCTCAAGCTCATCAGGGTGTTATTGTGATACAAACAAAAACAGGTAATTATAAATTACCCAAGGAAGTTGAAGCCGCAATTAATAAACACAAAGCTCACAATATAAATAGTATGGAGACTAGTCAAGAGGTATACGTAGAAATCATAGAAAATGATTTTGAAAGGACTAAAAATTCTCCACTTTCAACTTTTTCTATCGATGTAGATAGAGCCTCTTACAGTAATATTAGACGCATGATTAATAATGGGCAAAGCATATCTCCAGACGCCGTAAAAATTGAAGAGATGGTTAATTATTTCGATTATAACTATCCACAACCAAAAGACGCGCATCCATTTTCTATTCATACAGAATTGGCAGTAACCCCATGGAATGCACAAACAAAAATTGTTAAGATTGGTTTACAAGGAAAAACGTTTGAAAACAAAGCGCTTCCAGCTTCTAATCTCACCTTTTTAATCGATGTTTCGGGTTCAATGAGTGCTCAAAATAAATTACCATTATTAAAAGCAGCTTTTAAATTATTAGTGAACCAACTTAGAGAACAAGATAAAGTGTCTATAGTTGTTTATGCCGGTGCAGCGGGTGTGGTTTTAGAACCTACATCTGGAGCTGAAAAAGAAAAAATTTTAAATGCCTTAGACAATTTACAATCTGGAGGATCCACGGCCGGTGGGGCAGGTATTAAACTAGCTTATAACTTAGCGGAAGAAAATTATAAATCTAAAGGAAACAATCGCGTAATCCTTGCTACAGATGGCGATTTTAATGTAGGTGCCTCTAGCGATAAGAGTATGAAGAAACTCATAGAAGAAAAACGTAAATCTGGCGTGTTTTTATCTGTTTTAGGTTTTGGTTATGGTAATTACCAAGATTCGAAATTAGAGATTTTGGCAGATCAAGGGAATGGGAATCACGCCTATATTGATACCATGCAAGAGGCACAAAAAGTTTTTGGCAAAGAATTTGGCGGAACACTTTATACAATTGCAAAAGATGTAAAAATTCAAGTAGAGTTTAACCCAAGAAAAGTTCAAGCCTATAGACTCATTGGTTATGAAAATAGACTTTTAGATGATGAAGACTTTATCGATGATACTAAAGATGCTGGCGAACTAGGCAGTGGCCACAAAGTAACAGCGCTATATGAAGTAATTCCTGTTGGAGTTGAGAGTGCCTATCTAAAGGATAACCCCGATTTAAAATATTTAAAAAGCGCTTTAACTAGAGGTTATGCAGATGAATTACTAACTGTTAAATTCAGATACAAAAAGCCAGAGGGAAAGCAAAGTATAGAAATGGTGCATGTTCAAAAAGATATCATGCAAGACATTTCTGAAGATTTGAAATTTGCCTCTGCTGTAGCATTATTTGGAATGCAACTAAGGCAATCGAGCTACCATAATAACACCACCATTGAAGACGTAAAACTATTAGCAGAAAGTGGAAGAGGCGCTGATAAATTTGGTTACAGGGCAGAATTTATTAGACTTATTTCTTCTATAAGTAACTAA